One genomic window of Solanum stenotomum isolate F172 chromosome 9, ASM1918654v1, whole genome shotgun sequence includes the following:
- the LOC125877276 gene encoding uncharacterized protein LOC125877276 yields MGNDARMKSEAGCIKDPRKNQLFVQVPDSRSFFDTATMPMILTVVGIALFAKLLMMYDDSKSQDMIERKIKNAPAGQGTVRMLTREEWESVQEVRPRTPFESKLARPNAKLRTGEPLKMEDVKDWTIDVITDALTRAEECAKRDRTKLLSRK; encoded by the exons ATGGGGAATGATGCAAGAATGAAGTCGGAAGCTGG TTGCATCAAAGATCCTCGGAAGAATCAGTTATTTGTTCAGGTTCCCGATTCAAGATCATTCTTTGATACTGCTACTATGCCCATGATACTCACTGTTGTTGGGATCGCACTTTTCGCAAAGCTCCTCATGATG TATGATGACTCGAAGTCGCAAGATATGATTGAGCGAAAAATAAAGAATGCGCCTGCTGGTCAAGGAACAGTTAGGATGCTTACCCGCGAGGAATGGGAATCAGTTCAGGAAGTGCGACCAAGAACTCCGTTTGAATCTAAACTAGCCCGTCCAAATGCAAAGCTTAGGACAGGGGAGCCTTTGAAGATG GAAGATGTCAAGGATTGGACAATAGATGTTATAACTGACGCACTAACACGAGCTGAAGAATGTGCTAAACGAGATCGAACTAAGCTTTTAAGTCGAAAATAG